One Thermofilaceae archaeon genomic window, CGGCGAAAAGGGGGTCGAAGATGAACCAAGCGAGGGTGCCGCCGACCAGCACGGTTCCGAGGGGCTCCGTGAGAGCGGCCAGCAGGAGCGCTCTCCTCCTGCTCGTGACTTTCCTGAGAAGCTTGTACGCTACGCCCACGACGACGCCGCCGGGCAGCCCGCCGGGGTAGGCGAAGATGGTCCCCACTCCCATCATGATCCTCAGCGTGCCCACGACGGCGGCGATAATCGCGGCCCACAGCGGCCCAACCAGCACGCCAGCAACGGCGTTGACGAGGTGCTGGCCGGGGAACGCCTTGGTCGGGCCCCACGCGAACCAGGCGACCGGTGCGATAACGAGGGCTAGGGCTACCAAAGCCGATGAAATCGCCAGCCGGACAACGGTCTTCATCCC contains:
- the thiW gene encoding energy coupling factor transporter S component ThiW, coding for MKTVVRLAISSALVALALVIAPVAWFAWGPTKAFPGQHLVNAVAGVLVGPLWAAIIAAVVGTLRIMMGVGTIFAYPGGLPGGVVVGVAYKLLRKVTSRRRALLLAALTEPLGTVLVGGTLAWFIFDPLFAGMSLQARFGSILWLYAGWSLSSVAGGVLGAACLLVIDRVGLLDLLKAG